A single Cryptococcus deuterogattii R265 chromosome 2, complete sequence DNA region contains:
- a CDS encoding orotidine 5'-phosphate decarboxylase encodes MDRKRTNLCVSVDVTKADEVLEIVRMVGASVCMVKTHCDIIEDFTLEFADKLVELSKQLDFVIFEDRKFADIGNTVSLQYSSGTHKIASWSDLTNAHSVPGPGIITGLSSIGLPLGRALLLLANMSSKGALARGEYTRQTVRMAREAGRDFVVGFIAQERVDAEPQDEQDAQEEEDWLIMSPGVGLAAKGDKLGQQYRTPREVVLEAGADVIIVGRGIYGVQGGEEAVKAEAERYREEGWKAYEERLRG; translated from the exons ATGGACCGCAAACGCACGAATCTGTGTGTGAGCGTGGACGTGACCAAGGCGGATGAGGTTCTTGAGATAGTGAGGATGGTCGGGGCGAGTGTGTGTATGGTCAAG ACACACTGCGACATTATTGAAGACTTTACACTTGAATTCGCAGATAAACTTGTCGAGCTTTCCAAACAACTTGATTTTGTGATTTTCGAAGATCGCAAATTTGCCGATATCG GCAATACCGTCTCACTGCAATACTCTTCCGGGACCCACAAAATCGCTTCATGGTCCGACTTGACCAACGCGCACTCCGTCCCTGGGCCTGGTATCATCACCGGCTTATCATCCATCGGTCTCCCGCTCGGCCGTGCGCTTTTGCTGCTTGCCAACATGTCGTCCAAGGGGGCGCTCGCTAGGGGTGAATATACGCGACAGACGGTGCGGATGGCGCGGGAAGCTGGTCGGGACTTTGTCGTCGGTTTCATCGCCCAAGAGCGCGTCGATGCGGAACCACAAGACGAACAAGACgcacaagaagaggaagactgGTTGATCATGTCGCCCGGGGTGGGGTTGGCGGCCAAGGGGGATAAGCTGGGACAGCAGTACAGGACGCCGAGGGAAGTGGTGCTGGAGGCGGGTGCGGATGTGATTATCGTCGGACGAGGGATTTACGGGGTGCAAGGTGGGGAGGAGGCAGTCaaggcggaggcggagaggtatagggaggaagggtggaAGGCTTATGaggagagattgagggGGTAG
- a CDS encoding transcriptional regulator, with product MHIAAAHAELSLPVLHAFIRQYPLGLFTTSIPHPKNDTLQTSHIPFVLDVDPNQADDKGRLRGHIARANPQSKSIIDSLSAKGDGAQFVEDDVLIIFNAPVHSYVTPKYYVETKPTSGKVVPTWDYAAVQVYGKAKVHYANNIASGSFLQKQIQDLSEQEEKTMLKRMGNEGGNTWKVSDAPEKYVEILKKAIIGIEIDIKKIEGRFKLSQDKNEGDWQGVISGFRSLGTNEGNVMAEMVEGSKKSRL from the coding sequence ATGCACATCGCCGCTGCTCACGCCGAGCTCAGTCTCCCAGTGCTTCATGCCTTCATCCGACAGTAtcccctcggcctttttACCACCTCCATTCCTCACCCCAAAAACGACACTCTGCAAACGTCCCACATTCCCTTTGTGCTCGATGTCGACCCTAACCAGGCGGACGACAAGGGTCGATTGAGGGGCCATATAGCTCGTGCTAATCCTCAATCGAAATCAATCATTGATTCTCTCAGTGCCAAGGGCGATGGTGCCCAGTTTGTCGAGGACGACGTTCTTATAATCTTCAATGCCCCCGTCCATTCTTACGTTACTCCCAAATATTACGTCGAGACCAAACCCACTAGTGGTAAAGTCGTTCCTACATGGGATTATGCCGCTGTCCAAGTCTACGGTAAAGCCAAAGTCCACTATGCCAACAACATCGCCAGCGGATCGTTCTTGCAAAAGCAGATCCAAGATCTTTcagagcaagaagaaaagacgaTGCTCAAGCGAATGGGCAACGAGGGCGGCAATACATGGAAAGTCAGTGATGCTCCCGAAAAGTATGTGGAGATTTTGAAAAAGGCGATTATCGGAATTGAAATCGATATCAAAAAAATTGAGGGCCGTTTCAAATTGAGTCAGGACAAAAATGAAGGTGATTGGCAAGGAGTGATCAGCGGATTCAGGAGCTTGGGCACGAATGAAGGAAATGTAATGGCTGAGATGGTTGAAGGTAGTAAGAAGAGTAGACTGTAG
- a CDS encoding ABC transporter, which yields MREVIRDHNPPHHNDGDTSSPLDTPITISEKPTQPSSILDSEWNLFSQLRADQELLKSRGLAPYKSLSLAWDHLSVRGVGALDNIEYGSSMALILAPWLRRKYRKKTALLATARSELPGAEKGDDDVMAWRPGMPTPKKDEPGLRKGERYLLKNFSGVVKSGEMMLVLGRPGSGCSTFLKVLAGHRDGYAGVEGDVNYGSLQPGKDFRPYKSEVIFISEEDLHDPNLLVGHTMDFALRMCTPSRDSRLPENPAGNGMGRKEYQDRTKLELLEMLGLTHTHDTKVGDQYIRGISGGEKKRVSIAEVLATKASVQIWDNATRGLDADTALRYVKILRALADIQRNTMVVSLYQAGNGIYDLFDKVIVIAEGRVIYYGPRAEARSYFEDLGFVHPEGGNTADFLTAVTATNERKTREGLVGPIPTTPAEFSALYERSDIAQRMREELEAHLTDPALDEQTKEFRESVQNQKDRWASKCRPEKVDFRTQVLAALIRDYQQRWGDKWTFWMGAATLLIQALIAGSVFYDMPVSTSGLFLRGGTLFLSLFFPSMISLSETTAVFTGRSVLSKHKGFSLYRPSALLLAQTIGDMPLYFVMIVMFTLIIYFMTGLQVDPGLYFIYLLFIYFTTLCTIALFRSIGYAFNTFNNASKASGFALLMLSMYAGYIIYPPQMHPWFSWIRWINPFYYSLEALTANEIYGLELACVPPLLAPYGGDYAQHNQGCAITGAEPNSVTLDGPLWVETVLDFHKSHVWRNFGILIAFWIFFLSFCALMIEMVPAAGSTKSVLLHKPGGGGKHIRKASPRDEEDGPDASQLNEKSQGASDAAAAEVHAVNSVLTWRNVCYTINANGQPRQLLNNVFGYCKAGTLTALMGSSGAGKTTLMDVLAARKTDGDIRGEILMNGKQLPISFQRTIGYCEQVDVHLPQATVREALEFSALLRQPRTLSNEEKLAYVNVIIDLLELHDIEDALIGTSEAGLGVEQRKRLTIGVELVSKPTLLFLDEPTSGLDGQSSYMIVSFLRKLAAAGQAVLCTIHQPSAALFARFDQLLLLKSGGNTVYFGAVSELTNYFEKQGVTIPKDVNPAEGMIDIVSGSLSNERDWAQVWVESDECKERLRELEELNEAGMNVTTLEDDEYEFASTNMTQLKLVTKRASIQLWRDTEYVMNKVALHVMSALFNGFSFWKIGDAYEDIQNRMFTIFLFVFVAPGVIAQTQPKFLHNRDIFEAREKKAKLYSWYAFCFAEIVAEIPYLLVCALLYFVLWYPAIGFSFKSEIAGAIYLQMTLYEFLYTGIGQFVAAYAPHEIFAALVNPLLIGVLAMFCGVLVPYDQMTAFWRYWMYYLDPFQYLIGGLISRALWDVEVKCESDEYAIFNPPEGMTCQSYMSAFLSEAPGYLNNPNATRNCEYCVISKGSDYLKALNLEKVDGWRDIALTFLFVLTSYGMVFLLLKLRSKRSKKAQ from the exons ATGAGAGAAGTCATCAGAGACCACAACCCACCACATCACAATGATGGCGACACAAGCTCACCGTTAGATACTCCGATTACTATTTCTGAGAAACCGACCcaaccatcttccatccttgatTCCGAGTGGAATTTATTTTCTCAATTGCGA GCCGATCAGGAGCTCCTCAAGTCACGAGGATTGGCACCTTACAAATCTCTCTCTTTGGCATGGGATCACCTCTCGGTTCGCGGTGTAGGCGCTCTAGACAATATCGAATATGGCTCTTCTATGGCCTTAATTCTCGCACCCTGGTTACGACGCAAGTACCGCAAGAAAACTGCCTTGCTGGCAACAGCTAGAAGTGAATTACCAGGGGCCGAAAagggcgatgatgatgtcatGGCCTGGCGACCAGGTATGCCTACGcccaagaaggatgaaccGGGCCTTCGTAAAGGAGAACGATACCTCCTCAAAAACTTTTCAGGTGTGGTTAAGTCaggagagatgatgttggTGCTTGGTCGACCAGGTAGTGGATGCAGTACTTTTCTCAAAGTTCTCGCTGGTCATCGAGACGGATACGCTGGGGTGGAAGGTGATGTCAATTACGGCTCGCTGCAGCCCGGCAAAGACTTTCGTCCATACAAAAGTGAAGTCATTTTCATCTCGGAGGAAGACTTGCATGatcccaatcttcttgttgGGCATACAATGGATTTTGCGCTCCGGATGTGCACCCCTTCTCGTGATTCAAGGTTACCTGAAAACCCCGCTGGCAATGGAATGGGTAGGAAGGAGTACCAGGATAGAACAAAATTGGAATTGTTGGAGATGCTAGGTCTTACCCATACCCATGATACCAAGGTGGGAGACCAGTATATTCGAGGTATTTCTG GTGGTGAGAAGAAACGAGTTTCCATTGCAGAAGTGCTCGCCACCAAAGCTTCTGTCCAGATATGGGACAATGCCACTCGTGGTCTCGATGCCGATACCGCTCTGCGATACGTCAAAATTCTTCGTGCACTCGCCGATATTCAGCGAAACACCATGGTCGTCAGCCTATATCAGGCAGGTAACGGTATCTACGATCTATTCGACAAGGTAATCGTGATCGCGGAAGGACGGGTGATCTACTATGGTCCACGGGCGGAGGCGAGGAGTTACTTCGAAGATCTTGGATTTGTTCATCCAGAGGGAGGTAACACTGCCGACTTCTTGACCGCTGTTACCGCC ACCAACGAGCGAAAGACCAGAGAGGGCCTTGTAGGCCCTATCCCCACCACTCCAGCTGAGTTTTCGGCTCTTTATGAGAGATCTGACATTGCTCAGCGTATGCGAGAAGAATTGGAAGCTCATCTGACCGATCCTGCCCTAGATGAACAGACAAAGGAGTTTAGAGAGAGCGTCCAGAACCAGAAGGACCGATGGGCATCTAAATGTAGGCCGGAAAAGGTCGACTTCAGGACTCAG GTGCTTGCGGCATTGATCAGAGATTACCAACAACGATGGGGAGACAAATG GACGTTTTGGATGGGAGCTGCTACCTTGTTAATCCAAGCGTTGATTGCTGGCTCG GTGTTCTATGATATGCCTGTTTCCACCTCAGGTCTTTTCCTTCGAGGTGGTACCTTATTCTTGTCTCTCTTCT TCCCCTCTATGATTAGTCTTAGTGAAACAACGGCTGTCTTTACAGGCCGATCGGTTCTTTCAAAGCATAAAGGCTTCTCCTTGTACAGACCCTCGGCCCTCCTGCTAGCTCAAACGATAGGCGATATGCCCCTGTACTTTGTGATGATTGTTATGTTCACTCTCATCATTTACTTCATGACAGGTCTCCAGGTCGACCCAGGTCTGTATTTCATTTACCTCTTATTCATTTATTTTACAACCCTTTGTACCATTGCGCTTTTCCGATCCATTGGTTACGCTTTTAACACCTTCAACAATGCTTCCAAAGCTTCTGGGTTTGCGCTCCTGATGCTTTCCATG TATGCTGGCTATATTATCTACCCCCCTCAAATGCACCCCTGGTTTTCATGGATCAGATGGATCAATCCCTTCTACTACTCCTTGGAAGCCCTTACGGCTAATGAGATCTACGGTCTTGAACTCGCATGTGTTCCTCCACTACTTGCGCCTTATGGTGGTGACTACGCTCAACACAACCAGGGATGCGCAATCACCGGTGCTGAGCCCAACTCTGTCACTCTTGACGGCCCCTTATGGGTGGAAACTGTGCTTGATTTCCATAAGAGCCATGTCTGGCGTAACTTCGGTATCTTGATTGCTTTCtggattttcttccttaGTTTCTGCGCCTTGATGATCGAGATGGTCCCTGCAGCTGGATCGACCAAATCGGTACTGCTGCACAAGCcaggcggcggcggcaagCATATCAGGAAAGCTTCTCCtcgagatgaagaagatggaccGGATGCTAGTCAACTCAACGAGAAGTCTCAGGGAGCATCAGATGCTGCCGCAGCCGAAGTGCATGCTGTCAACTC TGTTCTGACCTGGAGGAACGTATGCTACACTATCAATGCGAATGGTCAGCCCCGCCAGCTTCTCAACAACGTCTTTGGATACTGTAAAGCTGGTACCCTCACAGCTCTCATGGGATCTTCCGGAGCGGGCAAGACGACCTTAATGGACGTGTTGGCAGCACGAAAGACTGACGGCGATATCCGTGGTGAGATTCTCATGAACGGCAAGCAACTTCCCATTTCTTTCCAGCGAACAATTGGCTATTGCGAACAAGTGGATGTGCACCTTCCTCAAGCTACTGTGAGAGAGGCTCTCGAGTTTTccgcccttcttcgccagCCTAGAACCCTTTCAAATGAG GAAAAGCTTGCCTACGTCAATGTCATTATCGATCTGCTCGAGCTACATGACATTGAAGATGCCCTGATTGGTACTTCGGAAGCCGGCTTAGGTGTCGAGCAACGAAAGCGGTTAACAATCGGTGTTGAGCTTGTCAGCAAGCC AACCTTATTATTTCTGGATGAGCCTACTTCCGGTCTTGATGGCCAAAGCTCGTATATGATTGTCTCCTTCTTAAGGAAGTTAGCTGCCGCGGGCCAAGCTGTACTTTGTACCATTCACCAACCTTCAGCTGCTCTCTTCGCTCGATTCGACcagctcctgctcctcaaAAGCGGTGGTAACACTGTGTACT TTGGAGCTGTCAGCGAACTGACCAACTATTTTGAGAAACAAGGCGTCACAATCCCTAAAGATGTCAATCCAGCTGAAGGAATGATTGATATCGTCTCTGGTAGCCTTTCGAACGAACGTGATTGGGCTCAGGTTTGGGTTGAATCAGACGAATGCAAAGAGCGTCTTAGGGAACTGGAAGAACTGAACGAGGCTGGCATGAACGTCACCACACTGGAGGATGACGAGTATGAGTTTGCTTCGACAAACATGACTCAGCTCAAGTTGGTCACTAAGCGAGCATCGATTCAACTGTGGCGTGACACCGAATACGTGATGAACAAG GTTGCACTGCATGTCATGTCGGCCCTCTTCAATGGTTTCAGCTTTTGGAAAATTGGTGATGC ATATGAGGATATCCAGAATCGCATGTTTACAATTTTCCTGTTTGTTTTCGTCGCAC CGGGTGTAATCGCTCAGACCCAGCCCAAGTTTCTTCACAACCGAGATATATTCGAAGCGcgagagaaaaaggcaaagcttTACTCCTGGTATGCCTTCTGTTTCGCAGAGATTGTAGCAGAGATTCCCTACCTCCTCGTATGCGCTCTACTCTACTTTGTCCTGTGGTATCCAGCCATCGGCTTCAGCTTCAAATCCGAAATTGCAGGAGCCATTTATCTTCAGATGACGCTGTATGAGTTTTTGTACACTGGTATTGGCCAGTTTGTGGCGGCATATGCCCCTCATGAGATATTTGCTGCTCTCGTCAATCCTCTGCTCATTGGAG TCCTTGCTATGTTCTGTGGTGTCCTGGTTCCGTATGATCAAATGACTGCTTTCTGGC GCTACTGGA TGTATTACCTTGACCCCTTCCAATACCTTATAGGTGGTCTCATCTCTCGCGCCTTGTGGGACGTTGAAGTCAAATGCGAAAGCGATGAGTACGCTATCTTCAATCCTCCAGAGGGAATGACTTGTCAAAGTTATATGTCAGCCTTCCTTTCCGAAGCGCCTGGCTACTTGAATAATCCCAATGCTACAAGGAACTGTGAATATTGCGTCATTTCGAAGGGAAGTGATTATCTCAAGGCACTGAATTTGGAGAAAGTGGATGGGTGGAGAGATATTGCTTTGACTTT CTTGTTCGTCCTCACTTCGTACGGAATGgttttccttctcct TAAATTGAGAAGTAAACGCTCCAAAAAGGCTCAGTAA
- a CDS encoding UDPglucose 6-dehydrogenase has product MAPITVKKICCIGAGYVGGPTCAVIALKCPNIQVTIVDLNQQRIDAWNSDNLPIYEPGLEEVVKATRGKNLFFSTDVDKGIEEADLIFVSVNTPTKKSGVGAGYAADLKFLQLATRRIAEVATSSKIVVEKSTVPCRTAESMRTILEANCRPGCHFDILSNPEFLAEGTAISDLFSPDRVLIGSLQTRQGLDACQALSDVYANWVPKERILTVGLWSSELSKLAANAMLAQRISSVNALSAICEATGANIDEVSYAVGKDTRMGSKFLKASVGFGGSCFQKDILNLVYLSESLHLPEVAKYWRAVVEMNEYQKGRFARKVVDTLFNTITGKKIAILGWAFKKDTGDTRESPSIGIANHFLSEKARIAVYDPQVTESQIWLDMTDYGEIPAEPIQPHLTICKSVEEACADAEAIVICTEWDEFKTLNWKKIYDNCPRPAFVFDGRLILNRKELTDIGFKVVTIGTGDRV; this is encoded by the exons ATGGCCCCTATCACCGTTAAGAAGATCTGCTGTA TCGGCGCTGGTTATGTCG GCGGTCCCACTTGCGCTGTTAT CGCGTTGAAGTG CCCCAACATTCAAGTCACCATTGTCGACCTCAACCAGCAGCGAATTGACGCCTGGAACTCTGACAACCTCCCTATCTACGAGCCTGGTCTTGAAGAGGTCGTTAAGGCCACCAGGGGCAagaatctcttcttcagcacTGATGTTGACAAGGGTATTGAGGAGGCCGA CCTCATCTTTGTTTCCGTCAACACTCCCACCAAGAAGTCTGGTGTCGGTGCCGGTTATGCTGCCGACTTGAA GTTCCTTCAGCTCGCTACCCGACGAATCGCTGAGGTCGCTACCTCTTCCAAGATCGTCGTTGAGAAGTCCACAGTCCCCTGCAGAACTGCCGA GTCTATGCGAACTATTCTCGAAGCTAACTGCAGGCCCGGGTGCCACTTCGACATTCTTTCTAACCCTG AGTTCCTTGCCGAGGGTACTGCTATCTCCGATCTTTTCAGCCCTGATCGAGTTCTTATTGGCTCTCTCCAAACCCGACAAGGTCTTGATGCTTGCCAGGCTCTTTCTGACGTCTACGCCAACTGGGTTCCTAAGGAGCGAATTTTGACCGTGGGCCTCTGGTCTTCTGAGCTTTCCAAGCTCGCTGCCAACGCCATGTTGGCCCAGCGAATCTCCTCTGTTAACGCCCTCTCTGCCATCTGTGAGGCTACTGGAGCCAACATTGACGAGGTCTCCTACGCTGTCGGTAAGGACACTCGAATGGGTTCCAAGTTCCTCAAGGCGTCTGTC gGTTTCGGTGGTTCTTGTTTCCAGAAGGACATTCTCAACTTGGTTTACCTTTCTGAgtctctccaccttcccGAGGTTGCCAAGTACTGGCGTGCCGTTGTTGAGATG AATGAATACCAGAAGGGCCGATTCGCCCGAAAGGTTGTTGACACCCTCTTCAACACTATTAccggcaagaagattgcCATTCTTGGTTGGGCCTTCAAGAAGGACACTGGTGACA CCCGAGAGTCTCCTTCCATCGGCATCGCCAACCACTTCTTGTCCGAGAAGGCTCGTATCGCTGTCTACGACCCTCAAGTCACAGAGTCCCAGATCTGGCTCGACATGACTGA CTACGGAGAGATCCCCGCTGAGCCCA TCCAGCCCCACCTTACAATCTGCAAGAGCGTCGAGGAGGCTTGTGCTGACGCTGAGGCCATCGTCATCTGCACTGAATGGGACGAGTTTAAGACTCTTaactggaagaaga TCTACGACAACTGTCCCCGACCTGCCTTTGTCTTCGACGGTCgactcatcctcaaccgAAAGGAGCTCACTGACATCGGTTTCAAGGTCGTCACCATCGGTACTGGTGACCGTGTTTAA
- a CDS encoding syntaxin-binding protein 1: MPLKDLLKARFTSAIQSIPDGTWKILITDEHSQALLDTVYKQFDILQQHVTSIEPLHSPRQPMTVDAIYLLTPTLQNVDRIIADFANGRKTYKSAHVYFIDGIDDSLAQRLTDGMPQGILQAFVELYCNVWALEDRVFSLKAPWSFYTMFGSLGGAASADLAMEAFQDDLKVTGRSILNFLATINENPYIRYYQPHHHPPLGPLAHTAQSSSPSPHPQSHTSLRWKSAMSGLSSKTPEVVGEHLSKKIAEQLQSDLDEYLANNPEFPPASGRPRSVLFVVDRSMDPAAPLLHEFWYQAMVNDLLSVEDGVRYRYKYTNTLGGLEDKTAELTEQDPVWVSVRHLHMKDAIDTLMTDFGKFAQEHAGFRGGGNVNVNDLKDMLASLPQFQTQREQFSLHLDMAQECMNIFEKKRLAQVGNVEQCCATGYTAEGKTPKSIVEEMVPLLDDRLNITSLDKVRIMALYILFRDGVADEDRRRLYQHARLSLSEQDMVNNLVYLGVRVIRDHSKSSKSRIKQKPTMAEGEYELSRYKPVIQMMLEDQNSNKLDLANFPYIKDMPPDASPSLRGSSAHLAASSNPSGSLRSARPTWHKAPSARVNNTEGKQRFIIFIAGGMTYSEMRCAYTVGQALGKDVYIGSTHVFTPEAYCTQLRALGRGGVGSNPPTPIPLHPQGPGRIIRQPGQPVSYQEILNFRHWRPPVGPPSLAPTPQSQPQLQQKPNSRTSLTSGMSSLSLTSTISSKDKRERQDGEKKKKKLFGLKL, translated from the exons ATGCCCCTCAAGGACCTCCTTAAAGCGC GGTTCACATCAGCTATTCAATCGATTCCGGATGGTACTTGGAAGATTCTGATAACGGACGAGCATTCTCAGGCCCTTCTGGATACTGTATATAAACAGTTTGATATCCTCCAGCAACATGTCACTT CTATTGagcctcttcattctcctcgaCAGCCAATGACAGTCGATGCCATTTATCTCTTGACTCCGACTCTTCAAAACGTCGACCGTATAATTGCCGACTTTGCCAACGGTAGAAAAACCTACAAATCCGCCCATGTCTATTTCATTGATG GGATCGACGACTCATTAGCACAGAGGCTGACGGATGGTATGCCTCAAGGCATATTGCAAGCGTTTGTCGAGCTGTATTGTAATGTTTGGG CGCTTGAGGATCGTGTATTCTCACTCAAAGCGCCATGGTCGTTTTATACAATGTTCGGCAGTCTTGGTGGTGCCGCGTCTGCCGACCTGGCTATGGAGGCTTTCCAGGACGACCTCAAAGTGACTGGGCGGTCT ATTCTCAACTTTCTCGCAACTATTAATGAAAACCCATACATTCGATACTATCAACCTCACCACCATCCACCGCTCGGCCCTCTCGCACATACCGCacaatcatcatctcccagcCCTCATCCCCAGTCACATACTTCACTCCGATGGAAGTCTGCTATGAGCGGTTTGAGCTCAAAGACGCCTGAAGTGGTGGGCGAGCATTTGAGTAAGAAGATTGCAGAGCAGTTGCAAAGTGACTTAGATGAGTATTTGGCGAATAATCCGGAGTTTCCT CCTGCATCAGGACGACCACGATCAGTATTGTTCGTCGTCGACAGATCAATGGACCCCGCAGCACCGCTCCTTCACGAATTCTGGTACCAAGCAATGGTCAATGATCTCCTCAGCGTCGAGGACGGTGTACGTTATAGGTACAAATACACCAATACTCTCGGAGGGTTGGAAGACAAGACCGCGGAGCTTACAGAGCAGGATCCTGTTTGGGTTTCAGTTCGACATTTGCATATGAAAGATGCTATTGATACGTTGATGACGGATTTTGGCAAGTTCGCTCAGGAGCATGCCGGCTTCAGGGG AGGAGGGAATGTGAACGTCAACGATCTCAAGGATATGCTTGCCAGTCTGCCCCAATTCCAAACCCAAAGGGAGCAGTTCTCGCTGCATCTCGATATGGCTCAAGAATGTATGAACATttttgaaaagaagagactgGCACAAGTTGGGAACGTCGAACAA TGCTGTGCCACCGGGTATACCGCTGAGGGAAAGACGCCAAAGTCTAttgtggaggagatggtgcCACTCTTGGATGATCGATTAAATATAAC CTCCCTGGACAAGGTGCGAATTATGGCCCtctacatcctcttccgcgACGGCGTTGCGGATGAAGACAGGAGAAGACTATACCAGCATGCGAGACTGTCATTGTCTGAACAGGATATGGTAAACAACTTGGTGTATCTCGGTGTAAGGGTCATCAGG GACCATTCGAAATCATCAAAATCCAGGATTAAGCAAAAACCCACCATGGCTGAGGGCGAATACGAACTTTCTCGATACAAACCTGTCATCCAAATGATGCTTGAG GACCAAAACTCCAACAAACTCGACCTCGCCAACTTCCCTTACATCAAAGATATGCCCCCAGACGCCAGCCCTTCCCTCCGTGGAAGCTCCGCTCATCTTGCGGCGTCTTCCAATCCTTCAGGCTCCCTCCGAAGTGCTCGACCTACATGGCACAAGGCCCCATCAGCAAGGGTTAATAATACCGAAGGAAAGCAGagattcatcatcttcattgcAGGAGGGATGACGTATTCTGAAATGAGGTGCGCTTATACTGTTGGGCAAGCTTTGGGAAAGGATGTTTATATCG GCTCTACACATGTATTTACTCCCGAGGCCTACTGTACCCAATTACGCGCTCTCGGTCGCGGCGGCGTTGGTTCCAACCCTCCCACACCTAtacctctccatccccaagGCCCGGGTCGTATCATCCGCCAGCCAGGCCAACCAGTGTCATACCAAGAAATCCTCAACTTCCGACATTGGCGACCTCCTGTTggtcctccttctcttgcaCCTACGCCTCAATCCCAGCCACAATTGCAGCAAAAGCCGAATTCTCGCACTTCGCTTACCAGTGGAATGAGCAGTCTGTCATTGACTTCTACGATAAGTTCAAAGGATAAGAGGGAGAGACAAGatggtgagaagaagaagaagaagctgttcGGACTCAAGTTGTAA